Proteins encoded together in one Coffea arabica cultivar ET-39 chromosome 2c, Coffea Arabica ET-39 HiFi, whole genome shotgun sequence window:
- the LOC113727396 gene encoding phospholipid-transporting ATPase 1: protein MTTQQRPLLIPSPRTPGAPELPYTPAYADQLKSISENPKPSSGTGMDINSQVDNLSLPDNITLNSSSQRSNSSYQSRASGRNSMREVSFAGNSVRELNSGELGKKPMRYGSRAESEGFSMSQKEINDEDARFVYINDPVKTNERFEFARNSIRTAKYSIITFLPRNVFEQFHRVAYIYFLVIAILNQLPQLAVFGRGVSVLPLAFVLSVTAVKDAYEDFRRHRSDKIENNRLAWVLVNDNFQQKKWKDIQVGEIIKISANDSLPCDMVLLSTSDPTGVAYVQTINLDGESNLKTRYAKQETQMKNPEKEKISGLIKCEKPNRNIYGFQANMEIDGKRVSLGPSNIVLRGCELKNTTWAIGVAVYAGRETKAMLNSSGAPSKRSRLETQMNREIIILSFFLVALCTIVSVCAGVWLRRHKDELDNMPFYRKKDYSEVEADGNYDDYNYYGYGLEIFFTFLMSVIVFQVMIPISLYISMELVRVGQAYFMIRDTNMYDASSNSRFQCRALNINEDLGQIKYVFSDKTGTLTENKMEFHCASISGVDYNGGTAIDEDEQVGYSTQVDGQVLRPKMKVKVDPQLLSIAKSGKQADQESGVRDFFLALAACNTIVPLTTETADPAVRLVDYQGESPDEQALVYAAAAYGFMLIERTSGHIVIDVQGETHRFNVLGLHEFDSDRKRMSVILGCPDNSVKVFVKGADTSMFSVIDKSLNLDILGATEAHLHSYSSVGLRTLVIGMRELSASEFEQWQSSYETASTALIGRAALLRKVASNVESNLRILGASGIEDKLQQGVPEAIESLRMAGIKVWVLTGDKQETAISIGYSSKLLTTQMTQIVINCKSKESCRKSLDDALIVSQKLVPDSVAAHATGGSSEASPLALIIDGTSLVHILDSELEEQLFQLASRCNVVLCCRVAPLQKAGIVALIKNRTDDMTLAIGDGANDVSMIQMADVGIGISGQEGRQAVMASDFAMGQFRFLVPLLLVHGHWNYQRISYMILYNFYRNAVLVFVLFWYALFTSYTLTTAMTDWSSMLYSIIYTAVPTIVVGILDKDLSRRTLLKYPQLYGAGQREEGYNTTLFWVTMMDTVWQSAAIFFLPVLAYWRSTVDISGLGDLWTLAVVIVVNLHLAMDVLRWYWITHAAIWGSIVATFICVLIIDCLPSLFGYWAFFKIAGSALFWLCLLGITVAALLPRFIVKVFSQYYRPDDILIAREADKFGNLTALRNGEIELNPIFDPPRR from the exons ATGACCACACAACAGCGTCCTCTTTTGATTCCATCACCAAGGACTCCGGGTGCCCCTGAGCTTCCATATACACCTGCATATGCTGATCAGTTGAAGTCCATTTCTGAAAACCCGAAACCATCTTCTGGGACTGGGATGGATATAAATTCCCAAGTTGATAATTTGTCACTTCCTGATAATATAACCCTGAATTCATCATCACAACGTAGTAATTCGTCATATCAGTCGAGAGCATCAGGAAGGAATTCTATGAGAGAGGTGAGCTTTGCTGGAAATTCTGTTAGGGAGTTGAACTCTGGTGAGTTAGGAAAGAAGCCGATGAGGTATGGATCAAGGGCTGAATCTGAGGGTTTCAGCATGTCACAGAAAGAGATTAATGATGAGGATGCAAGGTTCGTCTACATAAATGATCCTGTAAAGACGAACGAACGTTTTGAATTTGCAAGGAATTCGATTAGGACAGCGAAATATTCTATCATCACCTTCTTGCCTCGGAACGTGTTTGAACAGTTCCATAGGGTtgcatatatttattttcttgtgaTTGCTATACTCAATCAGCTTCCCCAGCTGGCTGTGTTTGGCCGGGGGGTTTCTGTTCTGCCTTTAGCCTTTGTGTTAAGTGTTACAGCAGTTAAGGATGCCTACGAGGACTTTAGGAGGCATCGGTCAGACAAGATTGAGAACAATAGATTGGCATGGGTTTTGGTCAATGATAATTTTCAGCAGAAGAAATGGAAAGATATACAGGTGGGTGAGATCATCAAAATTTCTGCAAATGATTCACTTCCTTGTGATATGGTGCTCCTCTCGACAAGTGACCCAACTGGGGTTGCATATGTCCAGACGATTAATTTGGATGGGGAATCAAATTTAAAGACACGTTATGCAAAGCAGGAGACCCAAATGAAAAATCCTGAGAAGGAGAAGATTAGTGGGCTAATCAAGTGTGAGAAACCAAACAGGAATATATATGGTTTCCAGGCGAACATGGAAATTGATGGGAAGCGTGTTTCACTAGGACCTTCCAACATAGTCCTCCGAGGCTGTGAGCTCAAAAACACTACATGGGCCATTGGTGTTGCAGTATATGCTGGCAGGGAGACCAAAGCTATGCTCAACAGCTCAGGAGCTCCATCAAAGAGAAGCCGCCTCGAGACACAAATGAATCGAGAAATTATTATCCTCTCCTTTTTTCTTGTTGCACTATGTACTATAGTCTCTGTTTGTGCTGGTGTTTGGTTGAGGCGCCACAAGGATGAGTTGGATAATATGCCCTTTTACAGGAAAAAGGATTACTCTGAAGTTGAAGCAGATGGTAATTATGATGATTACAACTACTATGGTTATGGGCTGGAGATATTCTTCACATTTCTTATGTCAGTTATTGTCTTCCAAGTCATGATCCCTATATCACTATACATATCTATGGAACTTGTCCGTGTTGGTCAGGCTTATTTCATGATCCGAGACACGAATATGTATGATGCATCCTCCAATTCAAGATTCCAGTGCAGGGCTCTAAACATAAATGAAGATTTGGGGCAAATAAAATATGTATTTTCTGACAAAACTGGTACACTGACTGAGAACAAAATGGAGTTTCACTGTGCAAGCATTTCAGGTGTAGATTATAATGGTGGAACGGCCATTGATGAAGATGAACAAGTGGGATACTCTACTCAAG TGGATGGCCAGGTTCTGAGGCCTAAGATGAAGGTCAAGGTTGACCCACAGCTTTTGAGTATAGCAAAAAGTGGAAAGCAAGCTGATCAAGAAAGTGGTGTTAGAGATTTCTTCCTTGCATTAGCTGCTTGTAATACAATTGTACCTCTTACTACAGAGACAGCTGATCCAGCTGTGAGGTTAGTGGATTACCAAGGGGAGTCACCCGATGAACAGGCATTGGTTTATGCTGCTGCTGCTTATGGTTTCATGCTGATTGAAAGAACCTCAGGCCATATAGTCATTGATGTTCAAGGAGAGACACATAG GTTCAATGTTTTGGGTTTGCATGAATTTGACAGTGATCGGAAGAGGATGTCTGTTATATTGGGCTGCCCAGATAACTCAGTCAAGGTCTTTGTTAAAGGTGCTGATACATCTATGTTTAGCGTAATTGATAAATCATTGAACTTGGATATTTTAGGCGCTACCGAAGCACATCTACACTCGTACTCCTCAGTGGGTTTGAGGACTCTTGTAATAGGTATGCGAGAATTAAGTGCTTCTGAATTTGAGCAGTGGCAATCATCTTATGAGACAGCGAGCACTGCTTTGATTGGAAGAGCAGCTCTACTTCGTAAGGTTGCTAGCAACGTAGAAAGCAACCTCCGGATACTAGGTGCCTCTGGAATTGAAGACAAGCTCCAGCAGGGTGTCCCAGAAGCAATAGAGTCTTTAAGAATGGCTGGAATTAAAGTATGGGTTTTGACCGGGGACAAGCAAGAAACTGCTATTTCAATTGGCTACTCTTCTAAGCTCTTAACAACCCAGATGACCCAGATTGTAATAAACTGCAAGTCCAAGGAATCCTGCCGGAAGAGTTTGGATGATGCTCTGATTGTATCACAGAAACTTGTCCCTGACTCTGTTGCTGCACATGCCACTGGTGGAAGTTCTGAAGCAAGTCCACTTGCACTGATTATTGATGGAACAAGCCTTGTTCATATCCTTGACAGTGAGCTAGAAGAACAG CTGTTCCAGTTGGCAAGTAGATGCAATGTGGTATTGTGTTGTCGAGTTGCACCACTGCAAAAAGCCGGTATTGTTGCCCTCATTAAGAACAGAACTGATGACATGACTCTTGCCATTGGAGATG GGGCAAATGATGTATCTATGATCCAAATGGCTGATGTGGGCATTGGAATCAGTGGTCAAGAGGGTCGGCAAGCGGTCATGGCGTCAGATTTTGCAATGGGCCAATTCAGATTTTTGGTTCCTCTTTTATTGGTTCATGGACATTGGAATTATCAGAGAATAAGCTATATGATACTCTACAATTTTTACCGGAATGCAgtacttgtttttgttttattttg GTACGCGCTCTTCACAAGTTACACGCTTACAACTGCAATGACAGATTGGAGCAGTATGTTGTACTCGATTATATACACAGCTGTACCTACAATAGTGGTTGGGATTCTTGACAAGGATTTAAGTAGAAGGACTCTATTGAAGTATCCTCAGCTTTATGGAGCTGGTCAAAGAGAAGAAGGCTACAACACTACATTGTTTTGGGTAACAATGATGGACACAGTGTGGCAAAGTGCAGCTATCTTCTTTCTGCCCGTCCTTGCGTACTGGAGAAGCACAGTTGATATTTCTGGCTTGGGAGATCTTTGGACACTTGCAGTGGTGATCGTGGTTAACTTACATTTAGCCATGGATGTCCTTCGGTGGTATTGGATTACTCATGCCGCCATTTGGGGATCCATAGTTGCAACCTTCATTTGTGTCTTGATTATTGATTGTCTACCCTCTTTATTTGGTTACTG GGCCTTTTTTAAGATTGCTGGATCTGCGTTGTTCTGGTTGTGCCTACTTGGCATTACCGTTGCTGCACTCTTGCCTCGTTTCATTGTAAAAGTTTTCAGTCAGTATTATAGACCTGATGATATTCTCATTGCAAGAGAAGCAGACAAATTTGGAAATCTAACGGCGTTAAGAAATGGAGAAATAGAATTGAACCCAATTTTTGATCCCCCTCGGAGATGA